In Dermacentor variabilis isolate Ectoservices unplaced genomic scaffold, ASM5094787v1 scaffold_15, whole genome shotgun sequence, a single genomic region encodes these proteins:
- the LOC142567970 gene encoding uncharacterized protein LOC142567970 has product MQHLGYGSERPLTNEARFERSKKRSQKKKEKDAVEASVATQQSPAGIEFPESGASSENEAECRMELPVSTVDSEPRRRDIGVQTDLTGHNIQALKADNKRLTCELCTLKKQKELLEVTEESLRQDDAKVAFYSGMINYSVLHAIFQLVESAVKHTPQNGLPKFQEFIIFLMKLKFNFPHQDLAYRFHISCATVSRIFEKWLDAAFSRLRSQIVWPSRNDIQRTMPQAFFESFGSKVAVIIDCFKIRIERPSSLQPRSETWSNYKNSNTAKFLIGICPQGVITYISEGWGGRASDKHITEHCGILEYLSQGDVVLADRGFDIADTLGLYCAKLHIPAFTRGQKQLTALDVENTRKLANVRIHVERVIGLVRNKYLIMKALIMASKAGHAFTPLDKIVTVCCALINLCPSVVPANPKLPS; this is encoded by the exons ATGCAGCATCTGGGTTACGGAAGTGAAAGACCTTTGACCAACGAAGCGAGGTTCGAGCGATCGAAGAAGcgcagccaaaaaaagaaagaaaaggatgctGTCGAAGCCAGCGTAGCAACGCAACAGTCTCCCGCGGGTATCGAGTTTCCCGAAAGCGGTGCAAGCTCGGAAAATGAGGCAGAATGTCGAATGGAGCTTCCAGTTTCTACTGTGGACTCAGAACCACGCAGAC gTGATATTGGTGTGCAGACAGATTTAACGGGGCACAACATCCAAGCACTTAAGGCAGACAACAAGAGACTTACTTGTGAATTGTGCAccttaaaaaagcaaaaagaattgCTTGAAGTTACGGAGGAATCTCTGCGTCAAGATGACGCCAAAGTTGCCTTTTACTCGGGAATGATAAACTATTCGGTCTTGCATGCTATATTCCAACTGGTTGAGTCGGCTGTAAAACATACGCCGCAAAATGGGTTGCCAAAGTTTCAAGAGTTCATTATTTTCTTAATGAAACTTAAGTTCAACTTTCCGCACCAGGATCTTGCCTATAGGTTTCACATTTCATGTGCTACCGTTAGCAGAATTTTTGAGAAGTGGCTGGATGCTGCCTTTTCAAGGCTGAGGTCACAAATTGTGTGGCCGTCACGAAATGATATACAAAGGACAATGCCACAAGCGTTTTTTGAATCATTTGGCTCAAAAGTGGCAGTCATAATTGACTGCTTTAAGATCAGAATTGAAAGACCATCATCCTTGCAGCCAAGAAGCGAGACTTGGTCAAACTATAAGAACAGCAACACTGCCAAGTTTTTAATTGGCATCTGTCCACAAGGTGTAATTACATACATTTCTGAAGGTTGGGGAGGCAGAGCTAGTGATAAGCACATAACCGAACATTGTGGCATTTTGGAATATTTGTCACAAGGGGATGTTGTTTTAGCTGACAGAGGTTTTGACATTGCAGACACTTTAGGGTTGTACTGTGCTAAACTCCATATCCCTGCTTTCACTAGAGGCCAGAAACAACTTACTGCGCTGGATGTAGAAAACACGAGAAAACTGGCCAATGTTCGCATTCATGTAGAACGGGTGATAGGGCTTGTGCGGAACAAATATTTGATAATGAAAGCATTGATAATGGCTAGCAAGGCAGGACACGCATTCACACCACTTGATAAGATTGTAACAGTTTGCTGTGCCCTCATCAACCTTTGTCCATCGGTAGTTCCTGCAAATCCAAAACTGCCCTCGTGA
- the LOC142567971 gene encoding uncharacterized protein LOC142567971 has product MSVAVLRGKCSEFCPAYYEGLVGATRARYETKTKLCDGVDPYTLRVGADATADVELLPATTQVDIINYLVLSTSYVTLQQMKVYKSLDAHNYFTSGWVRNIAAMRLQSERVIVLGEVSHSQRLREPDLKVWCLANTDGSIITAHCTCMAGAGEACSHIGAVLFAVETSVRLRETRTCTGRKNAWLPANCSGTQPKRLRDIDFSSSKMRKRKMDSIHLQQGVEITSTCLPQALPLAPTEESIQLFHSRLADAGATPALFMVHPRYSAMFGKPRMLEPRVLRDLSFAEARSEDLETLIKRGEDFLSELHISQEMVDHVESATRGQSSCPKWFVYRAGRITASVTKGVCSTSLKKPSISLLKKICYPEQQKFTCTSTTWGLEHECDAITSYMSEMKRHHSNFELLKPGVYLSTQHPYLAATPDASISCTCCGKGVVEVKCPYTLARRGIQEASNDPNFCLENVNGKLTLKRTHPYYFQVQTQMAVCETTYCDFVVWTPLSVYIERVAKDNTFLSSMLSSTKKFFTQVIMPELLAQYFTRRSTESSQNSKKEASYCFCGGPEYGKMLACEGQNCKYGWFHYVCLGIKRAPKQKQWFCEDCATGNSQQKATNPNRAAAPFSCLSNVVKTTPEAASTATSVNTG; this is encoded by the exons CGTGGCGGTGCTAAGAGGAAAGTGTTCGGAGTTTTGCCCTGCGTACTACGAAGGTCTTGTCGGCGCTACGCGGGCACGATACGAGACGAAGACCAAACTCTGCGACGGCGTGGACCCTTACACACTGAGAGTCGGCGCGGATGCGACTGCAGATGTGGAGCTGCTGCCAGCTACAACGCAGGTGGACATAATCAATTACCTGGTTTTGTCAACCAGCTACGTCACCTTGCAGCAGATGAAGGTGTATAAATCGCTGGATGCGCACAACTACTTCACCAGCGGCTGGGTGCGGAACATTGCAGCAATGCGGCTCCAGTCGGAGCGCGTCATCGTACTCGGCGAG gtcagCCATTCTCAGCGGCTTCGGGAGCCAGACCTTAAAGTGTGGTGCTTAGCAAACACAGATGGCAGCATCATAACAGCGCACTGCACCTGCATGGCAGGTGCAGGGGAAGCATGCTCGCACATTGGTGCTGTGCTATTTGCTGTAGAGACATCAGTGCGCTTAAGAGAAACGAGAACATGCACAGGAAGAAAAAATGCCTGGCTCCCAGCCAATTGCTCTGGCACACAGCCCAAGCGCCTAAGAGACATAGATTTCTCGTCATCCAAGATGAGGAAGAGAAAAATGGACTCGATTCACCTGCAGCAAGGTGTTGAAATCACATCAACGTGCCTCCCACAAGCCCTGCCACTAGCTCCTACTGAAGAGTCAATACAACTGTTCCATTCACGTCTTGCTGATGCTGGAGCTACACCAGCTCTCTTCATGGTCCACCCAAGGTACAGCGCTATGTTTGGGAAACCAAGAATGCTAGAACCACGTGTTCTGCGTGATCTCTCATTTGCAGAAGCTCGGTCTGAGGACTTGGAAACACTGATTAAACGGGGTGAGGACTTCCTTAGTGAGCTTCACATCAGTCAAGAAATGGTGGACCACGTCGAAAGTGCCACAAGAGGACAGTCAAGTTGCCCAAAGTGGTTTGTGTACCGTGCTGGCAGAATCACTGCTTCTGTGACAAAAGGTGTATGCTCGACGAGCTTGAAAAAGCCTTCTATAAGTCTCTTGAAAAAAATATGTTATCCTGAGCAGCAGAAGTTCACCTGCACATCAACAACATGGGGATTGGAGCATGAGTGTGACGCAATCACGAGCTACATGTCTGAAATGAAGCGGCATCATAGTAACTTTGAACTCTTAAAGCCGGGAGTTTACTTGAGCACACAGCACCCATACCTTGCAGCGACACCAGATGCTTCTATCAGTTGCACATGCTGCGGCAAAGGCGTCGTTGAGGTTAAATGCCCATACACACTGGCCAGGAGAGGAATACAAGAGGCGAGCAATGACCCAAATTTTTGTCTAGAGAATGTGAATGGAAAGCTGACATTGAAACGAACGCACCCATACTACTTTCAAGTTCAAACACAAATGGCGGTATGCGAGACAACATATTGCGATTTTGTTGTTTGGACCCCATTGTCAGTGTACATAGAAAGGGTGGCCAAGGACAATACCTTTTTGAGCTCCATGCTGTCCTCTACAAAGAAATTTTTTACACAAGTGATCATGCCAGAACTGCTTGCACAGTATTTCACCAGGAGAAGTACAGAGAGCAGCCAAAATAGCAAAAAGGAAGCCTCGTACTGTTTCTGCGGAGGGCCTGAATATGGCAAAATGCTGGCATGCGAAGGCCAAAATTGCAAGTATGGCTGGTTTCACTATGTTTGTCTTGGTATTAAGAGGGCTCCAAAACAGAAACAGTGGTTTTGTGAGGACTGTGCCACTGGAAATAGCCAACAGAAAGCTACAAACCCCAACAGAGCTGCAGCACCATTCAGCTGCTTGTCAAACGTTGTCAAGACTACACCTGAAGCGGCCAGTACAGCGACAAGTGTAAACACAGGATAG